Proteins encoded within one genomic window of Saccharopolyspora pogona:
- a CDS encoding HpcH/HpaI aldolase/citrate lyase family protein encodes MRNAVTWLFVPGSRPERFAKAAGAGADVVIVDLEDAVPADAKAAARKNLRSAWPIGSSVAVRINGRSSPEFDADVALCRELDPAAVVLPKTESAQDVEVTAEATGSPVLGLVETARGFINLGEICAAPGLVRLVFGSIDLALDLGVTADAALDTSRSDLVRWSAACGLPAPLDGVTPSINDTEAIERDSRRAKEWGFGGKLCIHPAQLPVVRDAMRPSPEEVAWARRVAEADEQALGAAVSLDGAMIDRPVVERARRLLRAAE; translated from the coding sequence ATGCGGAACGCGGTCACCTGGCTGTTCGTGCCGGGCTCACGTCCTGAGCGGTTCGCCAAGGCCGCCGGGGCGGGCGCCGATGTCGTCATCGTCGACCTGGAGGACGCCGTCCCGGCGGATGCCAAGGCCGCGGCACGGAAGAACCTGCGCTCCGCGTGGCCGATCGGCTCCAGCGTGGCGGTGCGCATCAACGGGCGCAGCAGCCCGGAGTTCGACGCCGACGTGGCGCTCTGCCGGGAACTCGACCCTGCCGCCGTCGTCCTGCCGAAGACCGAAAGCGCGCAGGACGTCGAGGTAACCGCCGAAGCCACCGGAAGCCCGGTGCTCGGCCTCGTCGAAACGGCGCGCGGATTCATCAACCTCGGCGAGATCTGCGCTGCCCCGGGGCTCGTCAGGCTGGTGTTCGGCAGCATCGACCTGGCCCTGGACCTCGGCGTCACGGCCGACGCGGCGTTGGACACGTCGCGCAGCGACCTGGTCCGGTGGTCCGCGGCGTGCGGGCTGCCCGCGCCGCTCGACGGTGTCACACCGTCGATCAACGACACCGAAGCCATCGAACGGGATTCGCGCCGCGCCAAGGAGTGGGGTTTCGGCGGGAAGCTGTGCATCCACCCCGCGCAGCTGCCGGTCGTCCGCGACGCCATGCGACCGAGCCCCGAGGAGGTCGCGTGGGCCCGACGCGTGGCCGAAGCGGACGAGCAGGCGCTCGGAGCTGCGGTGTCGCTGGACGGTGCGATGATTGACCGGCCCGTGGTCGAACGCGCACGGCGGTTGCTGCGGGCGGCGGAATAG